A section of the Flavobacterium sp. CG_23.5 genome encodes:
- a CDS encoding alpha/beta hydrolase, translated as MIKRLPLLVALLFALTNTIAQKSTASKQVSSFTIYAPQLHSNKKIWVYLPKNYSTSHKKYSVIYMHDAQNLFDVKTSYSGEWNVDEKLDSINAQVIVIGIEHGNDKRMEELTPYKNEKYGGGNADAYLEFMVNTLKPQVDKTYRTKTDKKHTIIMGSSLGGLVSYYAILKYPQIFGKAGVFSPSFWFSKEIYNLTEKTKKIKTKIYFLCGDNESEDMVNDLNKMEHLLNTKRCYCLNLNEKKIVKGGQHNEKLWRDGFAKAIVWLGY; from the coding sequence ATGATTAAACGACTTCCCCTTCTTGTTGCATTGCTTTTTGCACTTACAAATACAATAGCTCAAAAAAGTACCGCCTCAAAACAAGTTTCAAGTTTTACGATATATGCCCCTCAATTACATTCTAACAAAAAAATTTGGGTGTATTTACCAAAAAATTATTCAACTTCTCATAAAAAATATTCGGTTATTTATATGCATGATGCCCAAAATCTTTTTGACGTCAAAACATCTTACTCCGGCGAATGGAATGTTGATGAAAAGCTGGACAGTATCAATGCACAAGTTATCGTCATTGGGATTGAGCATGGAAACGATAAACGTATGGAGGAATTAACTCCCTATAAAAACGAAAAATACGGAGGCGGAAATGCTGACGCTTATTTGGAATTTATGGTCAATACACTAAAACCTCAAGTAGACAAAACCTATAGAACTAAAACAGACAAAAAGCATACTATCATTATGGGAAGTTCCCTTGGAGGCTTAGTTTCCTATTATGCGATCTTAAAATATCCGCAAATATTTGGTAAAGCCGGTGTTTTCTCCCCTTCCTTTTGGTTTTCAAAAGAAATTTATAACTTAACGGAAAAGACAAAAAAAATAAAAACGAAAATCTATTTTCTCTGCGGTGACAACGAAAGTGAGGATATGGTCAATGATCTTAATAAAATGGAGCATTTATTGAATACAAAAAGATGTTACTGCTTGAATTTAAATGAAAAGAAAATTGTAAAAGGAGGACAACATAATGAAAAATTATGGCGTGATGGTTTTGCAAAAGCAATTGTATGGCTTGGCTATTAA
- a CDS encoding dipeptide epimerase → MQLILREFELKLKHTFTISRKSIDVQPTLIVELKSEGFSGYGEATSNPYYNIGVPMMIQDLLKIKKQIEVVTNETPEEYWDKMYPFLKENLFALCALDIAYNDLYARKKGKKLYELWNYPIDKIPLTDFTIGIDTIEKMVLKMEEMPWPIYKIKLGTPDDIAIVKELRKHSNSVFRVDANCGWEVNETLNNAIELKKLGVEFIEQPLKADNWEGHATIFKNSVLPIIADESCILEEDVVKCHTYFHGVNIKLMKCGGITPGRRMIQQAKNLGLKTMVGCMTESTVGISAIAHLLPELDYVDMDGALLLAEDIATGVAIIDGKIIYSQTNGTGVQLKDSISFHA, encoded by the coding sequence ATGCAGCTGATTTTAAGAGAATTTGAACTTAAATTAAAACATACATTTACCATTTCGAGAAAATCGATTGATGTACAACCCACATTAATCGTTGAATTAAAAAGCGAAGGGTTTTCCGGATATGGAGAAGCAACTTCAAATCCCTATTATAACATTGGAGTTCCAATGATGATTCAAGATTTACTGAAAATCAAAAAACAAATCGAAGTTGTCACCAATGAAACTCCAGAAGAATATTGGGATAAAATGTATCCTTTCCTCAAAGAAAATTTGTTCGCTTTATGCGCATTAGACATCGCATACAATGACTTATATGCCCGCAAAAAAGGAAAAAAACTCTACGAATTATGGAATTATCCCATCGATAAAATTCCTTTGACCGATTTTACAATTGGAATAGATACCATAGAAAAAATGGTTTTAAAAATGGAAGAAATGCCTTGGCCCATTTATAAAATAAAATTGGGAACTCCCGATGATATTGCCATAGTAAAAGAATTACGCAAACATTCTAATTCGGTTTTTCGAGTTGATGCTAACTGTGGTTGGGAAGTAAACGAGACTCTCAATAATGCCATTGAGTTAAAAAAATTAGGAGTAGAATTTATAGAACAACCCTTAAAAGCAGATAATTGGGAAGGTCATGCAACAATTTTTAAAAATTCAGTATTACCAATAATTGCGGATGAAAGCTGCATACTCGAAGAAGATGTAGTCAAATGTCATACTTATTTCCATGGGGTAAATATAAAATTAATGAAATGTGGTGGAATTACCCCAGGGAGAAGGATGATTCAACAGGCGAAGAATTTAGGTTTAAAAACTATGGTAGGCTGCATGACTGAATCTACCGTAGGCATTTCTGCAATTGCGCATTTATTACCGGAATTAGATTATGTTGATATGGATGGCGCTCTGCTTTTGGCCGAAGATATTGCAACTGGCGTAGCAATTATTGACGGTAAAATCATTTATTCTCAAACCAACGGTACTGGAGTTCAGTTAAAGGATTCCATCTCGTTTCATGCATAA
- a CDS encoding DUF1456 family protein gives MTNNDILKKLRVALMLRDDQIVEILELVDFRITKSELGAFFRAEDHENYMECGDQVLRNFLNALVIHLRGTKENPKNPNDVLAKHKAQIPAKEGSKDRPEFKATPKDEERARGDQKPSKSADFKKKPAFNSKDKKAAPKVQVVEKVKYSNGNKKKS, from the coding sequence ATGACAAATAACGATATCCTTAAAAAATTACGCGTAGCTCTAATGCTCCGTGATGACCAAATAGTTGAAATATTAGAATTGGTAGATTTTAGAATTACTAAATCGGAATTAGGTGCTTTTTTCCGTGCGGAAGACCATGAGAATTATATGGAATGTGGCGACCAAGTGTTGCGTAACTTCCTAAACGCTCTTGTGATTCACTTGCGTGGAACGAAAGAAAATCCAAAAAATCCAAACGATGTTTTAGCCAAACACAAAGCTCAAATACCTGCTAAAGAAGGATCGAAAGACAGACCTGAATTTAAAGCAACACCAAAAGACGAAGAAAGAGCTAGAGGTGATCAAAAACCAAGTAAATCTGCTGATTTTAAGAAAAAACCTGCCTTTAATTCTAAAGACAAAAAAGCGGCACCGAAAGTACAAGTTGTAGAAAAGGTAAAGTATAGTAACGGAAATAAGAAAAAATCTTAA
- a CDS encoding NAD(P)H-binding protein, producing the protein MKTALIIGSTGLIGARLLNLLLESSDYEKVVTFVKRDTGIKHPKLTQHIIDFDKPESYKELVVGDDFFCTIGTTINKAGSKEAFRKVDFGYPRQFATFAAENKVKQFLIISSLGADETSGNFYLKTKGEIETFLKNCNFESASALRPSLLLGNRNEFRLGEKIGAFFMKTFSVLLLGNLKKYKPIESNDVAKALVKIAQKNNKGFNIYESDLIQNTANS; encoded by the coding sequence TTGAAAACGGCTTTAATCATAGGAAGTACAGGTTTAATAGGTGCAAGATTATTGAATCTTCTTTTGGAAAGCAGCGACTATGAAAAAGTAGTTACTTTCGTAAAAAGAGATACAGGTATAAAACATCCAAAATTAACGCAACATATTATTGATTTCGACAAACCTGAAAGCTATAAAGAATTAGTTGTTGGTGATGATTTCTTTTGCACCATTGGAACAACCATTAATAAAGCAGGAAGCAAAGAGGCCTTCAGAAAAGTAGATTTCGGATATCCGCGACAATTTGCAACATTTGCAGCGGAAAATAAAGTCAAACAATTTCTTATTATATCCTCTCTTGGCGCCGATGAAACTTCTGGAAATTTTTACCTGAAAACCAAAGGTGAAATTGAAACTTTCCTTAAAAATTGTAATTTTGAAAGTGCTTCTGCACTAAGACCTTCTTTACTTCTGGGAAACCGAAATGAATTTAGATTAGGTGAAAAAATAGGGGCGTTTTTCATGAAAACGTTCTCCGTTTTACTTTTAGGAAATTTAAAAAAATACAAACCTATAGAAAGTAACGATGTTGCAAAAGCATTAGTGAAAATTGCACAAAAAAACAATAAAGGATTCAACATTTATGAATCGGATTTGATTCAAAATACAGCAAATTCTTAA
- the sucC gene encoding ADP-forming succinate--CoA ligase subunit beta — protein MNIHEYQGKEILASYGVRIQRGIVANSPVEAVAAAKQLTTETGTSWYVVKAQVHAGGRGKGGGVKLAKNLQQVEEIAEQIIGMQLVTPQTSAEGKKVHKVLIAEDVYYPGESETSEFYVSVLLNRATGRNMIMYSTEGGMDIEEVAEHTPHLIFTEEIDPSVGLQGFQARRIAFNLGLSGNAFKEMVKFIDSLYNAYIGSDASMFEINPVLKTSDNKIMAVDAKVNIDDNALYRQKKYADMRDIREENPIEVEAKEVGLNYVDLDGTVGCMVNGAGLAMATMDLIKYAGFEPANFLDVGGTADAKRVETAFRIILKDPNVKAILINIFGGIVRCDRVAQGVVDAYKNMGDAIKVPIIVRLQGTNAAIAKELIDNSGMPILSAVEFQEAADQVKAALSK, from the coding sequence ATGAACATACACGAATATCAAGGAAAAGAGATTTTAGCTAGTTACGGAGTTCGCATTCAACGCGGAATCGTTGCTAATAGCCCAGTAGAAGCGGTTGCTGCTGCTAAACAATTAACTACCGAAACGGGTACAAGTTGGTATGTTGTAAAAGCCCAAGTTCATGCAGGTGGACGTGGAAAAGGTGGTGGAGTTAAATTGGCAAAAAACTTACAACAAGTAGAAGAAATTGCAGAACAAATCATCGGAATGCAATTAGTTACACCTCAAACTTCTGCCGAAGGTAAAAAAGTACACAAAGTTTTAATCGCTGAAGATGTTTATTATCCTGGTGAAAGTGAAACTTCTGAGTTTTATGTTTCTGTTTTATTGAATAGAGCTACAGGTCGTAACATGATTATGTATTCTACTGAAGGTGGAATGGATATTGAAGAAGTTGCGGAACATACGCCACATTTAATTTTTACTGAAGAAATTGATCCCTCTGTTGGATTGCAAGGTTTTCAAGCAAGAAGAATTGCTTTTAATTTAGGTCTTTCAGGAAATGCGTTCAAAGAAATGGTAAAATTTATCGATTCTTTATACAATGCATATATTGGATCTGATGCATCGATGTTTGAAATCAACCCGGTTTTGAAAACATCTGACAATAAAATTATGGCTGTAGATGCTAAAGTAAATATCGATGATAATGCTTTATACAGACAAAAAAAATATGCTGATATGCGTGACATTCGTGAGGAGAACCCAATCGAAGTTGAAGCTAAAGAAGTAGGATTAAATTACGTTGATCTTGACGGTACAGTTGGATGTATGGTTAACGGAGCTGGTTTAGCGATGGCAACAATGGATTTAATTAAATATGCTGGTTTTGAGCCTGCTAACTTCCTTGACGTAGGTGGAACTGCTGATGCAAAACGTGTTGAAACTGCTTTCCGTATTATATTGAAAGATCCAAACGTAAAAGCAATTTTAATTAATATTTTTGGTGGAATCGTTCGTTGTGACCGTGTGGCGCAAGGAGTTGTTGATGCTTATAAAAATATGGGTGATGCAATTAAAGTACCGATCATTGTTCGTTTACAAGGTACAAATGCAGCTATCGCAAAAGAATTAATTGATAATTCAGGAATGCCAATTTTATCTGCTGTTGAATTTCAAGAAGCGGCTGATCAAGTAAAAGCAGCTCTTTCTAAATAA
- the gltB gene encoding glutamate synthase large subunit, whose protein sequence is MKVKEQGLYLPEFEHDNCGAGFICNLNGIKSNDIIHKALDILIKLEHRGAVSADGRTGDGAGILFDIPHDFFKKVCDFELPETRQYAVGMVFMPKSQNQVVFCKTTFETSIKDQNLEILGWRDVPVDATNLGQIAAEKEPTVKQVFVGKNGLDLTEQQFNAKLFAARKIAEHAIRNSRISESHMFYFSSFSTTTIIYKGLLMPEDISRYYTDLTDDDLVTRLALVHQRFSTNTFPSWELAQPFRYMCHNGEINTLRGNISRMRAREELMKSDVFGDDIKKLFPIILEGKSDSASMDMVIELLLMTGRSLPEAMMMVVPEAWEKHQTMSEDKKAFYEYNACIMEPWDGPASIPFTDGNVIGALLDRNGLRPSRYTLTKTGFVIMSSEIGVLDIKPEDVIKHGRLEPGKMFLVDMNEGRIIEDDEIKNAIATKRPYKKWLDENLLQLAQIPYTNNAIPIENIDFETRQRLFGYTIEDLKTIINPMGTQGAEPLSSMGNDTPLAVLSDQPQLLYNYFKQLFAQVTNPPLDGIREEIITDISLAIGGDYNIFDIVPKHCKKLKIQNPVISNEDLDKIRNINHPDFKSVTISTLYDIEKGVNGLERALERAVKATFKAVSEGCNIVIISDRGVSEKLAPIPMLLACSYIHHSLNILKVRSKFGIIIESAEPREPHHFALLFGYGASAINPYMVNEIIHNQVNQGFITGIKADYAIKNYNKAIAKGILKIMNKIGISTLHSYRAAQIFEILGLNKTFTSKYFPYTPSRIEGIGLNEVEKEIKKRYQKAFPNSEVANLLPLEIGGIYRWRRTGEKHMFNPTTISKLQQAVRLNSPESYKEYANMVNDQSKNLMTIRGLFEFNNLDPISIDEVEPWTEIVKKFKTGAMSYGSISQEAHENLAIAMNRIGGKSNSGEGGEDSKRFQKDLNGDSRNSAIKQVASGRFGVSINYLTNAKEIQIKMAQGAKPGEGGQLPGEKVVPWIAEVRNSTPYVGLISPPPHHDIYSIEDLSQLIFDLKNANREARINVKLVSEVGVGTIAAGVAKAKADVILISGYDGGTGAAPLTSLQHTGIPWELGLAEAQQTLILNDLRSRVVLECDGQLKTGRDVAIAALLGAEEFGFATAPLVASGCIMMRACHLNTCPVGIATQDPELRKNFKGTPEHIINFMYFIAEELREIMAQLGFRTLKEMVGQSQKLNVNKAIKHYKASGLDLSTILYKPEKAKTVPNHNTTTQDHALEHVLDFDIIKAAIPSIYRKEKTRVTFDIKNTDRSVGAILSNEISKIYGAQGLPEDTILVDFEGSAGQSFGAFATNGLSFKIHGNCNDYLGKGLSGGKLIIKVPPTATFKPEENIIIGNVALYGAITGEAYINGMAGERFCVRNSGATAVVEGIGDHGCEYMTGGTVVVLGKTGRNFAAGMSGGIAYVFDPNKKFDATLCNMEMVAFETLEDEDVAKLRRLIRNHSLYTNSPLAKRILEDWENQQKNFIKVMPIDYKKALQRLAQEKKIEELIAE, encoded by the coding sequence ATGAAAGTTAAAGAACAAGGCCTTTATTTGCCCGAATTTGAACACGACAACTGTGGCGCAGGATTTATTTGCAATTTAAATGGAATCAAGTCCAATGACATTATACATAAAGCATTAGATATTTTAATAAAATTAGAGCATCGTGGAGCTGTGAGTGCTGATGGTAGAACTGGAGATGGAGCAGGAATTTTATTTGACATCCCTCACGATTTTTTTAAGAAAGTTTGTGATTTTGAATTACCCGAAACTAGACAATATGCAGTAGGAATGGTTTTTATGCCTAAAAGCCAAAACCAAGTTGTTTTTTGCAAAACTACTTTTGAAACTTCGATAAAAGACCAAAATCTAGAAATTCTAGGATGGAGAGATGTTCCTGTAGACGCTACTAATTTAGGACAAATAGCAGCCGAGAAAGAACCAACGGTAAAACAAGTATTCGTTGGCAAAAATGGATTAGATCTTACCGAACAACAATTCAATGCAAAATTGTTTGCAGCAAGAAAAATTGCTGAGCACGCTATTAGAAATTCAAGAATTTCCGAAAGCCACATGTTCTATTTTTCTAGTTTTTCAACAACAACAATAATATACAAAGGTTTGCTGATGCCGGAAGATATCAGTAGATATTATACTGATTTAACCGATGACGATTTGGTAACTAGGCTAGCTTTAGTACACCAACGCTTCTCGACTAATACTTTTCCTTCCTGGGAATTAGCACAACCGTTTAGATACATGTGTCATAACGGTGAAATAAATACACTTCGCGGTAACATAAGTAGAATGCGAGCTCGTGAAGAATTAATGAAAAGTGACGTTTTTGGTGATGATATAAAAAAATTATTTCCTATTATATTAGAAGGCAAATCCGATTCGGCTTCAATGGATATGGTAATCGAATTGTTATTAATGACAGGACGTTCTTTACCGGAAGCAATGATGATGGTTGTACCTGAAGCTTGGGAAAAACACCAAACAATGTCCGAAGATAAAAAAGCATTTTACGAATACAATGCTTGTATCATGGAGCCTTGGGATGGTCCAGCTTCTATTCCGTTTACGGATGGAAATGTTATTGGTGCTTTGTTAGACAGAAACGGTTTACGTCCATCACGATATACACTTACTAAAACTGGCTTTGTTATTATGTCTTCAGAAATTGGCGTTCTCGATATCAAGCCAGAAGATGTGATTAAACATGGTCGATTAGAACCTGGTAAAATGTTTCTAGTAGACATGAACGAAGGAAGAATTATTGAAGATGATGAGATAAAAAATGCTATTGCAACTAAACGTCCCTATAAAAAATGGCTCGATGAAAATTTATTGCAATTAGCTCAAATTCCTTATACTAACAATGCGATTCCAATAGAAAATATCGATTTTGAAACAAGACAGCGTTTATTTGGTTATACCATTGAAGATTTAAAAACTATAATCAACCCAATGGGGACGCAAGGTGCTGAGCCTTTAAGTTCCATGGGAAATGACACTCCATTAGCCGTTTTATCAGATCAACCGCAACTATTATACAACTACTTCAAACAGTTATTTGCACAAGTTACTAATCCGCCATTGGACGGTATTCGCGAAGAAATAATTACTGATATTAGTCTAGCTATTGGTGGTGATTACAACATTTTTGATATTGTTCCAAAACATTGTAAAAAATTAAAAATCCAAAATCCGGTTATTTCAAATGAGGATTTAGATAAAATAAGAAACATCAATCATCCTGATTTCAAATCGGTTACTATTTCAACTTTATACGATATAGAAAAAGGAGTAAACGGCTTAGAACGCGCATTGGAAAGAGCGGTGAAAGCTACTTTCAAAGCAGTTTCAGAGGGCTGCAACATTGTGATTATTTCTGACAGAGGAGTTAGTGAAAAATTGGCACCAATACCAATGTTGTTGGCTTGTTCTTATATTCATCATTCGCTAAACATTCTAAAAGTTCGTTCGAAATTTGGAATCATAATCGAATCTGCAGAACCTCGTGAGCCACACCATTTCGCTTTATTATTTGGATATGGCGCAAGCGCAATTAACCCGTACATGGTGAATGAGATTATTCATAACCAAGTAAATCAAGGTTTTATTACAGGTATAAAAGCAGATTATGCAATTAAAAATTACAATAAAGCAATTGCAAAAGGAATTCTTAAAATCATGAACAAAATTGGCATCTCTACTTTACATTCCTACAGAGCCGCACAGATTTTTGAAATTTTAGGATTAAATAAAACTTTTACTTCTAAATATTTTCCTTACACTCCTTCAAGAATTGAAGGAATTGGATTGAATGAAGTAGAAAAAGAAATCAAAAAAAGATACCAGAAGGCTTTCCCAAATTCAGAAGTAGCTAATTTATTGCCTTTAGAAATTGGAGGAATATACAGATGGAGAAGAACCGGTGAAAAACACATGTTCAACCCAACAACAATTTCTAAATTACAACAAGCTGTTCGATTAAACAGTCCAGAAAGTTATAAAGAATATGCTAATATGGTTAATGACCAAAGCAAAAACCTAATGACTATAAGAGGTTTATTCGAATTTAATAATTTGGATCCAATATCTATTGACGAAGTAGAACCTTGGACAGAAATTGTGAAAAAATTCAAAACTGGCGCAATGTCTTATGGATCAATCAGTCAGGAAGCCCATGAAAACTTAGCAATCGCTATGAATAGAATTGGCGGAAAAAGCAATTCTGGCGAAGGTGGAGAAGATTCTAAACGTTTTCAAAAAGATCTTAATGGCGATTCTAGAAATAGTGCGATTAAGCAAGTGGCTTCGGGAAGATTTGGTGTTTCTATCAATTATTTGACTAATGCCAAGGAGATTCAAATAAAAATGGCTCAAGGTGCAAAACCTGGAGAAGGTGGTCAATTACCCGGTGAAAAAGTAGTGCCATGGATTGCAGAAGTTAGAAATTCAACTCCATATGTTGGATTGATTTCACCACCGCCTCATCACGATATTTATTCTATTGAAGATTTATCTCAATTGATTTTTGATTTAAAAAATGCCAATCGTGAAGCACGTATTAACGTTAAATTAGTTTCTGAAGTTGGTGTTGGAACAATCGCTGCAGGTGTTGCTAAAGCGAAAGCCGATGTGATCTTGATTTCAGGATATGACGGAGGAACAGGTGCAGCGCCATTAACATCCTTACAACATACTGGAATTCCTTGGGAACTTGGATTGGCGGAAGCCCAACAAACCTTAATCTTAAATGATTTAAGAAGCCGTGTCGTTTTAGAATGTGACGGACAATTGAAAACAGGTCGTGATGTAGCCATCGCCGCCTTACTTGGTGCCGAAGAATTTGGTTTCGCAACCGCTCCGCTGGTAGCTTCAGGATGTATTATGATGAGAGCTTGTCACTTGAATACTTGTCCCGTTGGAATTGCAACACAGGATCCTGAATTGAGAAAAAATTTCAAAGGAACACCGGAACACATTATCAACTTCATGTATTTTATTGCCGAAGAGTTAAGAGAAATCATGGCGCAACTAGGGTTTAGAACGCTAAAAGAAATGGTTGGGCAATCTCAGAAATTGAATGTCAACAAAGCCATCAAACATTATAAGGCAAGTGGATTAGATTTATCTACAATTTTATACAAACCGGAAAAAGCAAAAACGGTTCCAAATCATAATACTACAACTCAAGACCATGCCTTAGAACATGTACTTGATTTTGATATTATAAAAGCAGCTATTCCTTCTATTTATAGAAAAGAAAAAACAAGAGTTACTTTTGATATCAAAAACACAGATCGATCTGTTGGCGCTATTTTAAGTAATGAAATTTCAAAAATTTATGGCGCCCAAGGATTACCTGAAGATACGATTTTAGTTGATTTTGAAGGCTCTGCCGGACAAAGTTTTGGTGCTTTTGCAACTAATGGATTATCATTTAAAATTCATGGAAATTGTAATGACTATTTAGGAAAAGGGCTTTCTGGAGGAAAACTGATTATAAAAGTTCCCCCTACCGCTACTTTCAAACCGGAAGAAAACATTATCATAGGCAACGTTGCACTTTATGGTGCGATTACGGGTGAAGCTTATATCAACGGTATGGCGGGCGAACGTTTTTGCGTTAGAAATTCTGGGGCAACAGCAGTTGTTGAAGGAATTGGAGATCATGGATGTGAATATATGACAGGAGGAACTGTAGTCGTTTTAGGAAAAACCGGAAGAAATTTCGCTGCAGGTATGAGTGGAGGTATCGCTTATGTTTTTGATCCAAATAAAAAATTCGACGCAACATTATGTAATATGGAAATGGTCGCATTCGAAACATTAGAAGATGAAGATGTTGCAAAACTAAGACGTTTAATTCGAAATCATTCCTTGTATACCAACAGTCCTTTGGCAAAAAGAATTTTGGAAGATTGGGAAAATCAACA